A section of the Chryseobacterium ginsenosidimutans genome encodes:
- the obgE gene encoding GTPase ObgE: protein MSNFVDYVKIHCKSGHGGAGSAHLRREKYIPKGGPDGGDGGRGGHVIMKGNSQEWTLLPLRYTRHVKAERGQNGAKNQLTGAYGEDVYINVPIGTIAKNEEGEIIGEIMEDGQEIILMEGGKGGKGNEHFKSSTNQTPRFAQPGMDGQEGFVVFELKILADVGLVGFPNAGKSTLLSSVSAAKPKIANYAFTTLTPNLGIVDYRNYKSFVMADIPGIIEGAAEGKGLGHRFLRHIERNSILLFLIPADSESHFQEFKILENELKEYNPELLDKDFIISISKSDLVDDELRKEISAEFPENKQPLFFSGVTGEGLVELKDAIWKQLHG, encoded by the coding sequence ATGTCAAATTTTGTAGATTACGTAAAGATTCATTGTAAGAGCGGACATGGTGGTGCAGGTTCTGCGCATCTTCGCCGTGAAAAATATATCCCGAAAGGTGGTCCTGATGGTGGAGACGGAGGTCGAGGCGGTCACGTTATCATGAAGGGGAATTCGCAGGAATGGACTTTACTTCCGCTTCGTTATACACGTCACGTAAAAGCTGAACGTGGTCAGAACGGAGCAAAAAATCAGTTAACCGGTGCATACGGAGAAGATGTTTACATTAATGTTCCCATCGGGACTATCGCTAAAAATGAAGAAGGCGAAATCATCGGCGAAATCATGGAAGACGGTCAGGAAATTATTCTGATGGAAGGAGGAAAAGGAGGAAAAGGAAATGAGCATTTCAAATCTTCTACCAACCAGACTCCAAGATTTGCACAGCCGGGAATGGATGGACAGGAAGGTTTTGTAGTTTTCGAACTTAAAATTTTGGCTGATGTAGGTCTTGTAGGTTTCCCGAATGCTGGAAAATCTACCTTATTATCATCTGTTTCTGCTGCAAAACCAAAAATTGCCAATTACGCATTTACTACTTTAACTCCGAATTTAGGAATTGTTGATTACAGAAATTACAAATCTTTTGTAATGGCAGATATTCCTGGGATTATTGAAGGTGCAGCGGAAGGTAAAGGTCTTGGTCACAGATTCTTAAGACATATTGAAAGAAATTCAATTCTTTTATTCTTAATTCCTGCTGATTCTGAAAGTCATTTTCAGGAGTTTAAAATTCTGGAAAATGAGTTGAAAGAATACAATCCTGAATTATTGGATAAGGATTTCATTATTTCTATTTCAAAATCTGATCTTGTAGACGACGAACTTAGAAAAGAAATCTCTGCAGAATTCCCTGAAAACAAGCAGCCTTTGTTTTTCTCAGGTGTTACGGGAGAAGGTCTTGTGGAATTGAAGGATGCTATTTGGAAGCAGCTTCACGGATAA
- a CDS encoding adenylate kinase, whose translation MINIVLFGPPGSGKGTQAQNLIEKFNLKQISTGDLFRFNMKNDTELGKLAKSYIDKGELVPDQVTIDMLIDELRKPTDAAGFIFDGYPRTAVQTEALEKIVKEELNDNIDICLSLIVEDKILVERLLKRGETSGRTDDSNVEIIENRIKEYYAKTAEVAELYKQQGKYVEVNGVGEINDISEKLFAEVEKIK comes from the coding sequence ATGATAAACATTGTTCTGTTCGGCCCTCCAGGAAGTGGAAAAGGAACTCAAGCTCAGAATCTGATTGAAAAATTTAATTTAAAACAAATCTCAACAGGTGATCTTTTCAGATTCAACATGAAAAATGATACTGAACTTGGGAAATTGGCAAAATCATACATTGATAAAGGAGAATTGGTTCCGGATCAGGTAACAATCGATATGCTGATCGACGAATTAAGAAAACCGACGGATGCTGCAGGATTTATCTTCGATGGATATCCAAGAACTGCGGTTCAGACAGAAGCTTTGGAAAAGATCGTAAAAGAGGAACTGAATGACAATATAGACATTTGTCTGTCATTAATCGTAGAAGATAAAATCTTAGTAGAAAGATTGCTGAAAAGAGGTGAAACAAGCGGAAGAACCGACGACAGCAATGTAGAAATTATAGAAAATAGAATTAAAGAATACTACGCAAAAACAGCAGAAGTAGCAGAACTTTACAAACAACAAGGGAAATATGTTGAAGTAAATGGTGTAGGAGAAATCAACGACATCTCTGAAAAACTTTTCGCTGAAGTAGAAAAAATAAAATAA
- a CDS encoding phosphoribosyltransferase codes for MESIKVHDKTFVPYLEDAEIQEIVKATALKIYEDYKDEVPVFIGVLNGVIMFFSDLLKHYPGECEIAFIQMSSYAGTESTGIVYQKMELTKDVRDRHIILVEDIVDTGNTVESLFKYFNETQRPKSVKIASFLLKPEVYKKDFKLDYIGKEIPNKFVLGYGLDYDELGRNLPNLYQLEDGQINH; via the coding sequence ATGGAAAGTATTAAAGTTCACGACAAAACTTTTGTTCCTTATTTGGAGGACGCCGAGATTCAGGAGATTGTAAAAGCTACGGCTTTAAAAATTTATGAAGATTACAAGGATGAAGTTCCTGTTTTCATTGGTGTTCTGAATGGGGTGATCATGTTTTTCTCAGACCTTTTGAAGCATTATCCGGGAGAATGTGAGATTGCTTTTATCCAGATGAGTTCTTATGCAGGAACCGAATCTACAGGAATCGTTTACCAGAAAATGGAACTAACGAAAGATGTAAGAGACCGTCACATTATCCTTGTAGAAGATATCGTAGATACGGGAAATACAGTGGAAAGTCTTTTCAAATATTTTAACGAAACGCAACGTCCGAAGTCTGTAAAAATAGCTTCTTTCCTATTGAAACCTGAAGTTTATAAAAAAGATTTCAAGTTGGATTACATCGGAAAAGAAATTCCAAACAAATTTGTTCTCGGTTACGGACTTGATTATGATGAATTAGGTAGAAATTTACCGAATTTGTATCAATTAGAAGACGGTCAAATTAACCACTAA
- the abc-f gene encoding ribosomal protection-like ABC-F family protein, which yields MLFLQNISFGFPAGNLLFNSINLTIPSHTKSALVGSNGTGKSTLLKIIANEIEPLKGNVNIQGDMYYVPQMFGNFNHLTVAGCLKIDKKLHALQKITNGEVDEEYFETLNDDWDIEERCQIALQHWKLENLDLNQTLESLSGGQKTKVFLAGIHINQPEIILLDEPTNHLDLEGRNLLYDLIEKTNSTVVIVSHDRTLLNLVDTIFELSNQGISTYGGNYDFYAEQKEIKNEALQKDIHSKERALKKAKEKERETLERKQKLDVRGKGKQEKSGVARIMMNTLKNNAEKNSSKLKSIHAEKINDISCDLRDLRSSVRNADQMKVNFNDSDLHSGKILISAEEINFKYDKENLWKENLSFEIRSGDRVSIKGSNGSGKTTLIKLLLGDLQPSVGKIVKSDFQTIYIDQEYSLIDRNATVYDFAQQFNDNSMQESEVKTLLSRFLFGKESWNKKCDVLSGGERLRLLLCGLSISDKAPDMIILDEPTNNLDLQNVEILTNSIKDYHGTLIVISHDGVFLEEIGVMSEVLLE from the coding sequence ATGCTTTTTCTACAAAATATATCTTTTGGGTTTCCTGCGGGGAATCTGCTATTTAATTCTATAAACTTAACAATACCTTCTCATACAAAATCGGCTCTGGTCGGAAGTAACGGCACGGGAAAATCAACTTTGTTGAAAATAATCGCCAATGAAATTGAACCTTTGAAAGGGAACGTCAATATTCAGGGTGATATGTATTATGTTCCGCAGATGTTCGGGAATTTTAATCATTTAACCGTTGCCGGATGTTTAAAAATCGACAAAAAGTTACATGCTCTTCAAAAAATCACGAACGGTGAAGTGGATGAAGAATATTTTGAAACTTTAAATGACGACTGGGACATTGAAGAACGCTGTCAAATTGCTTTACAACACTGGAAACTTGAAAATTTAGATTTAAATCAAACATTGGAAAGTCTGAGTGGCGGACAAAAAACAAAAGTTTTTCTTGCCGGAATTCATATTAATCAGCCTGAAATTATTTTACTTGATGAACCGACCAATCATCTTGATTTGGAAGGCAGAAATCTGTTGTATGATCTTATTGAAAAGACGAATTCTACCGTTGTTATTGTGAGTCATGACAGGACTTTGCTGAATTTGGTTGATACGATTTTTGAATTGAGCAATCAGGGAATTTCGACCTACGGCGGAAATTATGATTTCTATGCCGAACAAAAAGAAATTAAAAATGAGGCATTGCAAAAGGATATTCATTCTAAAGAACGGGCGCTGAAAAAAGCAAAGGAAAAGGAACGCGAGACCTTGGAACGGAAACAGAAACTTGATGTACGGGGAAAAGGAAAGCAAGAAAAATCGGGTGTTGCGAGAATTATGATGAATACGCTTAAAAATAATGCAGAGAAAAATTCGTCCAAATTGAAAAGTATTCATGCTGAGAAAATCAATGATATTTCCTGTGATTTGCGGGATTTGCGTTCGTCTGTGCGAAATGCAGATCAAATGAAAGTGAATTTTAATGATTCTGATTTACATTCGGGCAAAATTTTGATTTCGGCAGAAGAAATTAATTTTAAATATGACAAAGAAAATCTTTGGAAAGAAAATCTCAGTTTTGAAATAAGAAGTGGTGACAGGGTTTCCATTAAAGGTTCGAATGGTTCGGGAAAAACAACGTTGATAAAGCTGTTATTGGGAGATTTGCAACCTTCTGTCGGGAAAATTGTAAAGTCAGACTTTCAGACAATTTATATTGATCAAGAATATTCTTTGATTGATAGAAATGCGACGGTTTATGATTTTGCCCAACAGTTTAATGATAATTCAATGCAGGAATCGGAAGTGAAAACTTTATTGTCAAGATTTTTATTCGGAAAAGAAAGCTGGAACAAAAAGTGCGATGTTCTGAGTGGCGGAGAAAGGCTGCGACTTCTTCTGTGCGGACTTTCCATCAGCGATAAAGCGCCTGATATGATTATTCTCGATGAACCGACAAATAATTTAGATCTTCAAAATGTGGAAATTCTCACCAATTCTATTAAAGATTACCATGGAACGTTGATTGTGATTTCACATGATGGGGTGTTTTTGGAGGAGATTGGGGTGATGAGTGAAGTTTTGTTAGAGTAA
- a CDS encoding type II toxin-antitoxin system ParD family antitoxin translates to MAKNKFILLGDYFGNFISEKIKSGEFSPASEVMRTALRMFEHEKSKKSQLINELKKGENSGFVKNFNHKIF, encoded by the coding sequence ATGGCAAAAAACAAATTTATATTGTTAGGCGATTATTTTGGTAATTTTATCAGTGAAAAGATTAAATCTGGGGAATTCTCTCCTGCAAGTGAAGTTATGAGAACAGCTTTAAGAATGTTTGAGCATGAAAAATCTAAAAAATCACAATTAATTAACGAATTAAAAAAAGGCGAAAATTCAGGTTTCGTTAAAAATTTCAATCACAAAATTTTTTAA
- a CDS encoding adenylosuccinate synthase — MSTYVVVGLQYGDEGKGKITDVLSAKSDYVVRFQGGDNAGHTVYVGEEKFVLHLLPSGVLQCKGKCIIANGVVVNPKSFIREVGQIESKGLRTDHIFISRRAHVIMPYHILLDTYREEEHGGTQIGTTKKGIGPCYEDKIARIGIRMVDLLNPEILRDKIEKNLKVKNSLFEKYYGKPTLDVEEIYNEFLEIGKQLQHRIVDTEVELNEAIRDGKNVLFEGAQALMLDIDFGTYPYVTSSSPSTGGVCTGAGVPPTSLKNLIGVAKAYCTRVGNGPFPSELDNELGESIRQIGGEFGATTGRPRRTGWLDLVSLKHACMINGINNLVITKLDVLTGIENLKIVTHYKTEDGKIIDYFTSSTEKLYNYEPIYQDLPGWNEDLTKVRSYDELPDTAQKYIEFIEKYLGINVYLVSVGPERSQNIIRKELF, encoded by the coding sequence ATGTCAACTTACGTAGTTGTAGGTCTTCAGTATGGAGATGAAGGTAAAGGAAAAATCACTGATGTTTTATCGGCAAAATCTGATTACGTTGTACGTTTTCAAGGCGGAGACAACGCTGGTCACACGGTTTATGTGGGTGAAGAGAAATTTGTTTTGCACCTTCTTCCTTCAGGAGTTTTGCAGTGTAAAGGGAAATGTATCATTGCCAATGGAGTAGTGGTAAATCCTAAATCTTTCATTAGAGAAGTTGGTCAGATCGAAAGCAAAGGCTTGAGAACAGACCACATCTTTATCAGCAGAAGAGCGCATGTGATCATGCCTTACCACATTCTTTTGGATACTTACCGTGAAGAAGAACATGGAGGAACGCAAATCGGAACGACCAAAAAAGGAATCGGACCGTGCTATGAAGATAAGATCGCAAGAATCGGTATCAGAATGGTAGACCTTTTAAATCCTGAAATTTTAAGAGATAAAATTGAGAAAAACTTAAAAGTTAAAAACTCTCTTTTTGAAAAATATTACGGAAAACCGACATTAGACGTTGAAGAAATTTACAACGAATTTTTAGAGATCGGAAAACAACTTCAACACAGAATTGTTGATACAGAAGTTGAATTGAATGAAGCGATCAGAGACGGCAAAAACGTTCTATTTGAAGGCGCTCAGGCATTGATGTTAGACATCGATTTCGGAACATATCCTTACGTAACTTCATCTTCTCCGTCTACAGGAGGAGTTTGTACAGGAGCTGGTGTACCGCCAACTTCACTTAAAAACCTTATCGGTGTTGCTAAAGCGTATTGTACAAGAGTAGGAAACGGACCTTTCCCTTCTGAATTGGATAACGAATTAGGAGAAAGCATCAGACAGATCGGTGGTGAATTTGGAGCTACAACTGGAAGACCGAGAAGAACAGGTTGGTTAGACCTTGTTTCTTTAAAGCACGCTTGTATGATTAACGGGATCAATAACTTAGTAATTACTAAATTAGACGTTCTTACAGGAATTGAAAACCTTAAAATCGTAACTCATTACAAAACTGAAGACGGAAAAATCATCGATTATTTTACTTCTTCAACAGAGAAATTGTACAACTACGAGCCAATCTATCAGGATTTACCGGGTTGGAACGAAGATTTAACGAAAGTAAGAAGCTACGACGAGCTTCCAGATACGGCTCAGAAATACATCGAGTTTATCGAAAAGTATTTAGGAATCAACGTTTACTTGGTTTCTGTAGGACCTGAAAGAAGTCAGAACATTATCAGAAAAGAATTATTCTAA
- a CDS encoding N-acetylmuramidase family protein, with protein MKLLKYYTKSPEVTTLCELLYKQGYNIKISDSFSLEVDAAVKDFQRKNSLVVDGIVGMKTWTVLLQKNSAPAPTNSSDKFLKETDLITFADQYDLELAAVKAVNEIESSGKGFLINNKPKILFEGHIFWSELKKRGIDPNAYYNANHKDVLYPKWTKIYYQGGVKEYDRLNEAMTLGNDTKFKDAALSSASWGSFQIMGFHAKPLGYNDVADFVAKMEMNEGEHLRAFGKFLEENNLLTHLRNKSWANFAKGYNGGGYKLNKYDEKLAKAYAKYSKN; from the coding sequence ATGAAACTTTTAAAATATTACACAAAATCACCGGAAGTCACTACACTTTGTGAACTTCTTTACAAACAAGGATATAACATTAAGATTTCAGATTCCTTTTCTCTGGAAGTGGATGCAGCCGTGAAGGATTTTCAAAGAAAAAATTCTTTAGTTGTAGACGGAATTGTCGGCATGAAAACCTGGACGGTTTTGCTTCAAAAAAACTCAGCTCCGGCTCCCACAAATTCATCAGATAAATTTTTGAAAGAAACCGACCTAATTACTTTTGCAGATCAATACGATCTTGAACTGGCCGCCGTAAAAGCCGTCAACGAAATTGAAAGCAGCGGAAAAGGATTTTTAATTAACAATAAACCAAAAATTCTTTTTGAAGGACACATTTTCTGGAGCGAATTAAAGAAAAGAGGAATCGACCCAAATGCTTATTACAATGCCAATCACAAGGATGTTTTATATCCAAAATGGACAAAAATCTATTATCAGGGCGGCGTAAAAGAATATGACAGGCTGAACGAAGCCATGACATTGGGAAATGATACAAAATTTAAGGATGCTGCGTTGTCTTCTGCTTCATGGGGTAGTTTCCAGATCATGGGATTTCATGCAAAACCACTTGGTTACAATGATGTAGCCGATTTTGTAGCAAAAATGGAAATGAATGAAGGTGAGCATTTGAGAGCTTTCGGAAAGTTTCTTGAGGAAAATAATCTTTTAACCCATCTAAGAAATAAAAGCTGGGCAAATTTTGCAAAAGGCTATAATGGCGGAGGTTACAAACTGAATAAATATGATGAAAAATTAGCAAAAGCTTATGCCAAATATTCTAAAAACTAA
- a CDS encoding energy transducer TonB: MKHIHQNQEFRFNEVLFEHRNKEYGAYALRNESDRILTKALFVGVSLLAAISITPIVINAFKTPAVSDTGGYVLPPPVYIVETEDPPADVLPPKATPPPSVKQFDNTVPTPTKNAVEPKKEEIPDDAVAGFKNDFKAEPAKPNTYTPPAPVIGTGTIPSVKPQLIVPEKDPNEIVGADGLSVEANFAGGIESFRNKVINNFDGSGFESDDLMRTTVTFIVEIDGTISNIKANGTNVDFNSEAMRTVRAISAKGKWTPGKNKKGESVRSYFKFPISMKLE, from the coding sequence ATGAAACACATACATCAAAATCAAGAATTTCGCTTTAATGAAGTTCTTTTCGAACACCGTAATAAAGAATATGGTGCTTATGCTTTAAGAAATGAATCAGACAGAATACTAACCAAAGCGCTTTTTGTAGGAGTGAGTTTGTTGGCTGCGATTTCAATTACACCTATAGTTATTAATGCATTTAAAACTCCTGCAGTATCAGATACAGGAGGTTATGTATTACCTCCGCCAGTTTATATCGTTGAAACTGAAGATCCGCCCGCAGATGTTTTACCACCTAAAGCTACACCTCCGCCAAGTGTGAAACAATTTGATAATACTGTTCCTACTCCAACTAAAAATGCGGTTGAACCTAAAAAAGAGGAGATTCCAGATGACGCTGTTGCTGGTTTTAAAAATGATTTTAAAGCTGAACCTGCTAAACCAAATACTTATACACCTCCAGCTCCAGTTATTGGAACAGGAACTATACCATCTGTAAAGCCACAGTTAATAGTTCCTGAAAAAGATCCTAACGAAATTGTAGGGGCAGATGGTCTCAGTGTTGAAGCGAATTTTGCCGGGGGAATCGAGTCATTCAGAAATAAAGTAATAAATAATTTTGATGGATCTGGTTTTGAATCTGATGATTTGATGAGAACTACAGTTACTTTTATTGTAGAAATTGACGGAACAATCTCAAATATTAAAGCTAATGGTACTAATGTTGATTTTAATAGTGAAGCAATGAGAACTGTAAGAGCTATTTCGGCAAAAGGAAAATGGACTCCAGGAAAAAATAAAAAAGGAGAATCGGTAAGAAGTTATTTCAAATTTCCAATCTCTATGAAGCTTGAGTAA
- a CDS encoding ParA family protein, producing the protein MAKIIGIANQKGGVGKTTTAVNLAAALGVLEKKILIIDADPQANATSGLGVEDVQYSTYNLLEHSMDTRSCIKQTATPNLDIVPSHIDLVAAEIELVDKQDREYMLKKALATVRDDYDYIIIDCAPSLGLITVNALTAADSVIIPIQCEYFALEGLGKLLNTIKNVQKIHNKDLDIEGLLLTMYDSRLRLSNQVVEEVNAHFPEMVFETIISRNVRLSEAPSFGESILNYDAESKGAIQYIQLAEEVLLNNENLVRN; encoded by the coding sequence ATGGCAAAAATCATAGGTATCGCTAATCAGAAAGGAGGAGTTGGAAAAACTACAACAGCTGTCAATTTAGCCGCAGCATTAGGGGTATTAGAAAAGAAAATATTAATCATTGATGCTGATCCGCAGGCAAATGCAACCTCAGGTTTGGGAGTTGAAGATGTTCAGTATTCTACATATAATTTATTGGAGCACAGCATGGATACAAGGTCTTGTATCAAGCAAACGGCTACACCGAATTTGGATATCGTTCCTTCTCACATCGATTTAGTTGCTGCAGAGATCGAATTGGTAGACAAGCAAGACCGTGAGTACATGTTGAAAAAAGCATTGGCAACAGTAAGAGATGATTATGATTATATTATTATTGATTGCGCGCCGAGCTTAGGCTTGATTACGGTAAATGCTCTTACGGCTGCTGATTCTGTAATTATCCCGATTCAGTGTGAGTATTTTGCACTTGAAGGTCTTGGGAAATTATTGAATACGATTAAAAACGTTCAGAAAATTCATAATAAAGATTTAGATATTGAAGGTTTGCTTCTTACGATGTACGACAGCAGATTGAGATTGTCTAATCAGGTTGTGGAAGAGGTAAATGCACACTTTCCTGAGATGGTTTTTGAAACAATTATCAGCAGAAACGTTAGATTGAGTGAAGCACCGAGTTTCGGAGAAAGCATCTTGAATTATGATGCCGAAAGTAAGGGAGCAATTCAGTATATTCAGTTGGCGGAAGAGGTTTTGCTGAACAACGAAAATTTAGTAAGAAATTAA
- a CDS encoding ParB/RepB/Spo0J family partition protein — MKDKKRAMGRGLGAILSAESKATINSATDEGADKFVGNIVEIAIEDIYPNATQPRTYFDEKALNELAQSIKNLGVIQPITLRKDGEKFEIISGERRFRASKIAGLESIPSYIRLVNDQELLEMALVENIQREDLDAIEIALTYQRLMDEIGLTQENLSQRVGKDRSTITNSIRLLRLNPDIQNAIRSGEISAGHGRAIISLENEEHQQILFDLIIKEKLNVRQAEQAATALKNPKSPAAKKAKAELSNNYKRVQKTIADILDVKVEIKALGNGKKGKIVLDFKNEDELEYILSHIK, encoded by the coding sequence ATGAAGGACAAAAAAAGAGCGATGGGACGTGGTTTGGGTGCAATTCTAAGTGCTGAATCCAAAGCTACGATCAACTCTGCAACTGATGAAGGAGCAGACAAATTTGTGGGGAATATTGTAGAAATTGCAATAGAAGATATATATCCCAATGCAACCCAGCCAAGAACTTATTTTGACGAAAAGGCATTAAACGAACTTGCTCAATCAATCAAGAATTTAGGTGTAATTCAGCCAATTACATTAAGAAAAGATGGTGAAAAGTTTGAAATCATATCTGGGGAAAGACGTTTCAGGGCAAGTAAAATTGCAGGATTAGAATCTATTCCTTCATACATCCGTTTGGTGAATGATCAGGAGCTTCTTGAGATGGCTCTTGTGGAAAATATCCAAAGGGAAGATCTTGATGCGATCGAAATTGCATTAACCTACCAGAGATTAATGGACGAAATCGGTCTTACTCAGGAAAATCTTAGCCAAAGAGTGGGTAAGGACAGAAGTACGATTACGAACTCGATCAGATTATTAAGATTAAATCCGGATATTCAGAATGCAATCCGAAGCGGTGAGATTTCTGCAGGTCACGGAAGAGCAATAATAAGTCTTGAAAATGAAGAGCATCAGCAGATTTTATTTGATTTAATTATTAAAGAAAAACTAAATGTTCGTCAGGCTGAACAAGCCGCTACAGCTTTAAAAAATCCAAAATCTCCGGCTGCTAAAAAAGCAAAAGCCGAGCTTTCTAATAATTATAAAAGAGTGCAAAAAACGATTGCAGATATTTTAGATGTAAAAGTGGAGATTAAAGCCTTAGGAAATGGTAAAAAAGGAAAAATTGTTCTGGATTTCAAAAATGAAGATGAGCTGGAATATATTTTATCTCATATTAAATAA
- a CDS encoding DUF5683 domain-containing protein yields the protein MKKILFTFFLCLFAAAYSQVNPNDTIRVEHHPKDSVSVEKNNTKTEAKIVSDLEKANGPTKKTLKLNPTKAGLYSAVLPGLGQVYNKKYWKVPIVLGAVGAGVGIAVWNDTQYKKYREYYIAKLNGTPNEFVDTHPWLDKVALGNAQDRSKRQRDYAIAITGLIYILNIVDAVVDAQLYEPRHDPDLSFAPAMVQDQYGFAPPKTGLSLSYRF from the coding sequence ATGAAGAAAATACTTTTCACATTTTTCTTGTGTCTGTTTGCGGCTGCATATTCGCAAGTAAATCCTAATGATACGATTCGGGTAGAACATCATCCGAAAGATAGTGTGTCTGTGGAAAAAAACAATACAAAGACTGAAGCGAAAATCGTTTCGGATCTCGAAAAAGCAAACGGACCAACAAAGAAAACGTTAAAATTAAATCCTACAAAAGCGGGATTGTATTCTGCTGTTTTACCTGGATTAGGGCAGGTTTACAATAAAAAATACTGGAAAGTTCCTATTGTTTTGGGTGCTGTAGGAGCCGGGGTCGGTATTGCTGTCTGGAATGATACCCAATATAAAAAATACCGTGAATATTACATTGCGAAACTTAACGGAACTCCAAATGAATTTGTTGATACCCACCCTTGGTTAGATAAAGTCGCACTCGGAAATGCTCAGGACAGATCAAAAAGGCAAAGAGATTATGCGATTGCAATCACAGGATTGATTTATATCTTAAATATTGTGGATGCAGTAGTAGACGCACAATTGTATGAGCCTCGTCATGATCCGGATTTGTCTTTCGCTCCTGCTATGGTTCAGGATCAATATGGATTTGCTCCTCCAAAAACAGGTTTAAGCTTAAGTTATAGATTTTAA
- the dapB gene encoding 4-hydroxy-tetrahydrodipicolinate reductase: MKIALVGYGKMGKIIDEIATKRGHEIVARLKETPTAENLNNPDVVIEFSLPEVAYDNIRACLENKIPVICGTTGWLEKKDEIEKLAVDNGTAFLYGSNFSLGVNLFFALNEKLADLMKNVDEYSCQLEEIHHIHKLDAPSGTAISIAEGIFKHNPKFDAWKLEETQGNQLGIFAIREDEVPGTHSVFYRSEVDEIEIKHTAFNRNGFALGAVVAAEWIKDKKGNFAMKDVLGL, from the coding sequence ATGAAAATAGCATTAGTTGGATACGGTAAAATGGGTAAAATCATTGATGAAATTGCCACAAAAAGAGGTCATGAAATCGTTGCCCGATTAAAAGAAACCCCAACTGCTGAAAATCTTAATAATCCGGATGTAGTCATTGAGTTTTCTTTGCCTGAAGTGGCTTATGACAATATCAGAGCTTGTCTTGAAAACAAAATTCCGGTAATCTGCGGAACAACAGGCTGGCTGGAAAAGAAAGATGAAATTGAAAAACTGGCTGTTGATAACGGAACAGCTTTCTTGTATGGTTCAAACTTTAGCTTAGGGGTAAATTTATTTTTTGCTTTAAATGAAAAGTTGGCCGATTTAATGAAAAATGTAGACGAATATTCTTGTCAGTTAGAGGAAATTCATCACATTCATAAGCTGGATGCACCAAGTGGAACAGCAATTTCCATTGCAGAAGGTATTTTTAAACACAATCCGAAATTCGACGCCTGGAAATTAGAAGAAACTCAAGGAAATCAGTTGGGTATCTTTGCGATCCGTGAAGATGAGGTTCCGGGAACTCACAGTGTTTTCTACAGAAGCGAGGTTGATGAAATTGAAATCAAACACACAGCATTTAATAGAAACGGTTTTGCATTAGGGGCTGTAGTTGCAGCAGAATGGATTAAAGATAAAAAAGGAAATTTCGCGATGAAGGACGTTTTGGGACTTTAA